The proteins below are encoded in one region of Fibrella aestuarina BUZ 2:
- the recQ gene encoding DNA helicase RecQ has translation MLFDATPLPVTQSAMPQGSVADPAVYLKRYYGYDRFRPMQEAVIRSILSGRDTVVLMPTGGGKSVCFQIPALMQPGLCVVVSPLIALMKDQVEAMHLNGIAAAYINSSQGAKEIRAVEENCRKGQIKLLYVSPEKLLSESFYTFLNSLKLSMFAIDEAHCISSWGHDFRPEYTQLNTLRRWFPNVPIIALTATADRLTRQDIADRLAMHDPAVFIDSFNRTNLSLQVLPGTNRIGQIAKLLSLKPDTSGIIYCLSRKSCESVAAKLIEKGYSAAYYHAGMDPNERARVQEAFLRDDVRIMCATIAFGMGIDKSNVRWVMHYNMPKNIEGYYQEIGRAGRDGLPSQTVLFYSFADVATYKDMLTENNPANLQVQLAKLERMQQYAEANTCRRQILLSYFSEQLAEPCGNCDVCRNPRVTFDATVLAQKALSAIIRLGERVPMNTLIDVLRGSRNYAIVSQGYDKIKTYGAGADLKFEEWRNYLHQLINIGVIEIAYENHYALRKGLLADDVLFKGKTISLVRPDDVPKPVVEKATRTRTEGTRDDLFERLRALRKRIADAQNVPPYVVFTDSTLEDMARQRPTTPDAFRNVSGVGERKLEMFGEAFLDEITAYVGVSRGTSQVRSEVPSRSREVAKPKGTTQQMTFELYQQGLTIDQIAKARELGPSSIANHLIQLNRGGYDVDLERLITPAERRAIEAAIATVGIEDNRTKPVFDHLEGKYDYGKINLTIALMER, from the coding sequence ATGCTTTTTGATGCCACACCCCTTCCCGTAACCCAGTCAGCCATGCCGCAGGGCTCCGTTGCCGACCCCGCGGTTTACCTGAAACGGTACTACGGTTACGACCGCTTCCGGCCCATGCAGGAGGCCGTGATCCGGTCTATTCTGAGCGGGCGCGATACGGTAGTGCTGATGCCGACGGGCGGGGGCAAGTCGGTCTGTTTTCAGATTCCGGCCCTGATGCAGCCCGGCCTGTGCGTGGTGGTGTCGCCGCTGATTGCGCTGATGAAAGATCAGGTCGAGGCTATGCACCTCAATGGCATTGCGGCGGCCTACATCAACAGTTCGCAGGGCGCGAAGGAAATCCGGGCGGTGGAAGAAAACTGCCGCAAAGGCCAGATCAAACTGCTCTACGTGTCGCCCGAAAAGCTGCTTTCGGAGTCGTTTTACACGTTTCTGAACAGCCTCAAACTCTCCATGTTCGCCATCGACGAAGCGCACTGCATTTCGTCGTGGGGGCATGATTTCCGACCTGAATACACGCAGTTGAACACGCTGCGGCGGTGGTTTCCCAACGTACCCATCATCGCGCTCACGGCTACTGCCGACCGCCTCACGCGGCAGGACATCGCCGACCGGCTCGCCATGCATGACCCGGCGGTTTTCATCGACTCGTTTAACCGCACGAACCTGAGTTTGCAGGTGCTGCCCGGCACCAATCGCATCGGGCAGATTGCCAAGCTGCTGAGCCTTAAACCCGACACGTCGGGCATTATCTATTGCCTCAGCCGCAAGTCGTGTGAGTCGGTAGCGGCCAAATTGATCGAGAAGGGCTACTCGGCGGCTTACTACCACGCGGGGATGGACCCCAACGAACGCGCCCGCGTGCAGGAGGCCTTTCTGCGCGACGACGTGCGGATTATGTGCGCTACCATCGCCTTCGGGATGGGCATCGACAAGAGCAACGTGCGCTGGGTGATGCACTACAACATGCCCAAGAACATCGAGGGTTATTACCAGGAAATTGGCCGTGCCGGGCGTGATGGGCTTCCGTCGCAGACGGTGCTGTTTTACAGCTTCGCCGACGTAGCCACCTACAAGGACATGCTGACGGAGAACAACCCGGCCAACCTACAGGTGCAACTGGCGAAGCTGGAACGGATGCAGCAGTATGCCGAAGCCAACACCTGCCGGCGGCAGATTCTCCTCTCCTATTTCTCGGAACAACTGGCCGAACCCTGCGGCAACTGCGACGTGTGCCGCAACCCGCGCGTAACGTTCGACGCCACCGTATTGGCCCAGAAAGCGCTGTCGGCCATTATTCGGCTGGGTGAGCGCGTGCCGATGAACACGCTGATCGACGTGCTACGGGGCTCGCGCAACTACGCCATCGTATCGCAGGGGTACGACAAAATCAAAACCTACGGCGCCGGGGCCGACCTGAAGTTTGAGGAGTGGCGCAACTACCTGCATCAGCTCATCAATATCGGCGTGATTGAGATCGCCTACGAAAACCACTACGCCCTGCGGAAAGGGTTGCTGGCCGACGACGTGCTGTTCAAAGGCAAAACCATCAGCCTCGTCCGGCCCGACGACGTACCCAAGCCGGTGGTTGAAAAAGCGACTCGTACCCGTACCGAAGGCACGCGCGACGACCTGTTCGAGCGGCTGCGGGCGCTGCGCAAACGCATTGCCGACGCGCAGAACGTGCCCCCCTACGTGGTTTTCACCGACTCGACGCTGGAAGACATGGCCCGGCAGCGACCCACTACGCCCGACGCCTTCCGAAACGTGTCGGGGGTGGGCGAACGCAAACTGGAGATGTTTGGCGAGGCCTTCCTAGACGAGATTACGGCTTATGTCGGCGTCAGCAGGGGCACGAGTCAGGTACGTAGCGAGGTGCCGAGCCGGTCGCGCGAGGTGGCGAAGCCCAAAGGAACCACCCAGCAAATGACGTTCGAACTTTACCAGCAGGGCCTGACTATCGACCAGATTGCCAAGGCGCGCGAACTGGGCCCGTCCAGCATCGCCAACCACCTGATTCAACTCAATCGGGGCGGCTACGACGTTGATCTGGAACGCCTGATCACCCCCGCCGAACGCCGCGCCATCGAGGCCGCGATTGCCACCGTCGGCATCGAAGACAATCGCACCAAGCCCGTTTTTGATCACCTCGAAGGCAAGTACGACTACGGCAAAATCAACCTGACGATTGCGTTAATGGAGCGGTAG
- a CDS encoding gamma-glutamylcyclotransferase family protein: MNLFVYGTLRSGNDNPMADLLRQHAQLIGHGNVPGRLFDLGWYPGATYEPDGIYRVWGDVYELTDDTILTRLDDYEGIQNHPDDEYARREVPVQMSNGQAHLGQVRCQMYIYLKTDGHPRLIESGNFLRQ; encoded by the coding sequence ATGAATTTATTTGTTTACGGAACGCTACGTAGCGGTAACGACAACCCGATGGCCGATTTGCTGCGGCAACACGCGCAGTTGATTGGGCATGGCAACGTACCTGGCCGTCTGTTTGACCTCGGCTGGTATCCCGGCGCCACTTATGAACCCGACGGCATCTACCGGGTCTGGGGCGACGTCTATGAACTCACGGATGATACCATCCTGACCCGCCTCGATGACTACGAAGGTATTCAAAACCACCCCGACGATGAGTACGCCCGCCGCGAGGTACCGGTGCAGATGAGCAACGGACAGGCGCACCTTGGTCAGGTACGTTGCCAGATGTACATCTACCTCAAAACTGACGGTCATCCCCGATTGATCGAGTCGGGCAACTTCCTACGCCAGTGA
- a CDS encoding 2-isopropylmalate synthase, with product MSERIYIFDTTLRDGEQVPGCQLTTEEKVTVAKELELLGVDIIEAGFPVSSPGDFRSVVEISKAVTNPTVCALSRAVIGDIDAAGEALKLAKRGRIHTGIGASDIHIRNKFNSTRDAILEQAVRAVKHARTYVEDVEFYAEDAGRADLDFLCRLTEAVIAAGATVVNIPDTTGYCLPDQYGAKINYIYNNVPNVDKATISIHCHNDLGLATANSLAGIMNGARQIECTINGIGERAGNTSLEEVVMAMKVHRELGFETGVDTKRLYPVSQLVSGMMRMPVQANKAIVGRNAFAHSSGIHQDGHLKNSETYEIMNPTDVGVDKSSIILTARSGRHALKHRLELLGYRYDKPTLDGLYKQFLDMADVRKEVNDKDLMELVR from the coding sequence ATGAGCGAACGCATTTATATCTTTGATACTACCCTGCGCGACGGCGAGCAAGTGCCTGGTTGCCAGTTAACTACGGAAGAGAAGGTAACGGTTGCTAAAGAGCTGGAGCTACTGGGCGTAGACATCATTGAAGCGGGCTTCCCAGTATCGAGCCCCGGCGACTTTCGGTCGGTGGTTGAGATTTCCAAGGCGGTGACCAACCCAACAGTCTGCGCGCTGTCGCGGGCCGTCATTGGTGATATCGATGCGGCGGGTGAAGCCCTGAAACTCGCGAAGCGTGGCCGGATTCATACCGGCATTGGTGCTTCAGACATTCATATTCGGAACAAGTTCAACAGCACCCGCGACGCCATTCTGGAGCAGGCGGTGCGGGCCGTCAAACACGCCCGTACGTATGTGGAGGATGTCGAATTCTACGCTGAAGACGCCGGGCGGGCCGATCTGGATTTCCTTTGTCGCCTCACCGAAGCCGTAATCGCGGCGGGCGCAACGGTCGTCAATATCCCCGACACAACGGGCTATTGCCTGCCCGACCAATACGGCGCGAAGATCAACTACATTTACAACAACGTACCCAACGTCGACAAGGCAACGATCTCGATTCACTGCCACAACGACCTTGGCCTGGCAACGGCCAACTCGCTGGCGGGGATCATGAACGGCGCGCGGCAGATCGAATGTACGATTAACGGCATTGGCGAACGGGCGGGCAATACCTCGCTCGAAGAAGTCGTGATGGCCATGAAAGTGCACCGCGAGCTGGGCTTCGAAACGGGCGTGGATACCAAACGGCTTTATCCCGTTAGTCAACTAGTGTCGGGCATGATGCGGATGCCGGTACAGGCCAACAAGGCGATTGTCGGGCGTAATGCCTTCGCGCACTCATCGGGCATTCACCAGGACGGCCACCTGAAAAACTCGGAGACCTACGAAATTATGAACCCCACCGACGTGGGTGTCGATAAGTCGTCGATTATCCTCACGGCGCGTTCGGGCCGGCATGCACTCAAGCACCGCCTCGAACTGCTCGGCTATCGCTACGACAAACCAACGCTCGACGGTTTGTACAAGCAGTTCCTCGACATGGCCGACGTGCGTAAAGAAGTCAACGACAAAGACTTGATGGAGCTGGTGCGCTAA
- the leuB gene encoding 3-isopropylmalate dehydrogenase, with the protein MKKHILVVPGDGIGAEVTAVGKQVLETIAQKFGHEFTYDEALIGHVAIEATGAALPAETLEKMRAADAVLFGAVGHPKYDNDPSAKVRPEQGLLQMRKELGLYANLRPIKLFDELLSSSSIKPEILQGADILFFRELTGDVYFGEKTRSEDRSTASDLMIYHKYEVERIVRKAFEAARTRRKKLMSVDKANVLESSRLWREVVQALTPEYPDVEVEHQFIDAAAMLLIKDPKRFDVVVTGNLFGDILTDEASQIAGSMGMLASASVGDSTGVYEPIHGSAHDITGKGVANPLASVLSAALLLDISFGMKAEAEAVIAAVDAVLKEGYRTRDIADADTPADKLLGTSAMGEALLAKL; encoded by the coding sequence ATGAAAAAACACATTCTCGTAGTGCCCGGCGATGGGATCGGAGCCGAAGTAACCGCCGTAGGTAAGCAGGTGCTGGAAACCATTGCCCAGAAATTTGGTCATGAATTCACCTACGACGAAGCCCTGATCGGCCACGTCGCCATTGAAGCCACTGGTGCCGCTCTTCCGGCCGAGACGCTCGAAAAAATGCGGGCGGCCGACGCCGTCCTGTTCGGAGCGGTGGGGCACCCCAAATACGACAACGACCCCTCGGCCAAGGTGCGGCCCGAGCAGGGGCTGTTGCAGATGCGGAAAGAGTTGGGTCTCTACGCCAATCTGCGCCCGATCAAGCTGTTCGACGAACTGCTCAGCTCGTCGAGCATCAAGCCCGAAATCCTGCAAGGGGCTGATATTCTGTTCTTCCGCGAGCTGACCGGTGACGTGTATTTTGGCGAGAAGACGCGCTCGGAAGACCGCAGCACGGCCTCGGATCTGATGATCTACCACAAATACGAAGTGGAGCGGATTGTGCGGAAAGCGTTCGAGGCGGCACGTACCCGGCGCAAAAAACTGATGAGTGTCGACAAGGCCAATGTGCTGGAAAGCAGCCGCCTGTGGCGCGAAGTGGTGCAGGCCCTCACGCCCGAATACCCCGACGTGGAGGTGGAGCACCAGTTCATCGATGCGGCGGCGATGCTGCTCATCAAAGATCCCAAACGCTTCGACGTGGTAGTGACAGGCAACCTCTTCGGCGACATCCTGACCGACGAAGCCTCACAAATCGCTGGCTCGATGGGCATGCTCGCGTCGGCGTCGGTGGGCGACAGCACGGGCGTGTATGAACCCATCCACGGGTCGGCCCACGACATTACGGGTAAAGGTGTAGCTAACCCGCTGGCGTCGGTATTGTCGGCGGCGCTGCTGCTCGACATTTCGTTCGGCATGAAAGCCGAAGCCGAGGCCGTCATTGCGGCTGTCGATGCGGTGCTGAAAGAAGGCTACCGCACCCGCGACATTGCCGACGCCGATACCCCAGCCGATAAATTGCTGGGTACGTCGGCCATGGGCGAGGCCCTGCTGGCGAAGCTGTAA
- a CDS encoding alpha-isopropylmalate synthase regulatory domain-containing protein, protein MRYIEIMDTTLRDGEQTSSVSFSASEKLAMAQLLLTEVKVDRVEVASARVSAGELEAVQQITRWADSAGLLDRVEVLTFVDGQASLDWMQASGARVMNLLTKGSLNHLTHQLKKTPTQHFADIAQAIDGAQRAGITVNAYLEDWSNGMRHSPDYVRQYLDFLQTQPIRRVLLPDTLGVLTPAESYAFVHELVNRYPALHFDFHAHNDYDLSVANVMEAIRAGAHGLHLTVNGLGERAGNAPMASTIAVLRDFMADQVELGIVEGSLYEISKLVETFSGLRVPDNKPVVGDNVFTQTAGIHADGDKKNNLYFNDLTPERFGRTRSYALGKTSGKANIENNLRELGIQLPDDDLKKVTQRVIELGDQKEQITREDLPYIIADVLGQTNTTARVEVLNYALTKAKGLKPQATLQVRIDAEQFEESAQGDGQYDAFMNALKKIYALKNMTLPELTDYAVRIPTGGRTDALCETIITWKVNSRAFKTRGLDSDQTVSAIKATQKMLNSLE, encoded by the coding sequence ATGCGTTATATTGAAATCATGGACACGACTCTCCGCGATGGGGAGCAAACCAGCAGCGTGTCTTTTTCGGCTTCGGAAAAGCTGGCGATGGCGCAGTTGCTGCTGACCGAAGTGAAGGTCGACCGCGTGGAGGTTGCTTCGGCGCGGGTGTCGGCGGGTGAACTGGAAGCGGTGCAGCAGATTACCCGCTGGGCCGATAGCGCAGGCCTGCTCGACCGGGTTGAAGTGCTGACGTTTGTCGACGGCCAAGCCTCGCTCGACTGGATGCAGGCCTCGGGCGCGCGGGTGATGAACCTGCTTACCAAAGGCTCGCTCAACCACCTGACGCATCAGCTTAAGAAAACGCCAACGCAGCATTTTGCCGACATCGCACAGGCGATCGACGGCGCGCAACGGGCGGGCATCACCGTCAACGCGTACCTGGAAGACTGGAGCAACGGCATGCGCCACTCGCCCGACTATGTGCGGCAGTACCTCGATTTTCTGCAAACGCAGCCCATCCGGCGCGTGTTGCTGCCCGATACGCTGGGGGTACTGACGCCCGCCGAGTCCTACGCGTTTGTGCACGAACTGGTGAACCGCTACCCGGCGCTGCATTTTGATTTCCACGCGCACAACGACTACGACCTGAGCGTGGCCAACGTGATGGAGGCGATCCGGGCGGGGGCACACGGCCTGCATCTGACCGTAAATGGACTGGGCGAACGGGCCGGTAACGCCCCGATGGCGAGCACCATCGCCGTGCTACGCGATTTCATGGCCGATCAGGTCGAATTGGGCATCGTGGAAGGGTCATTGTACGAAATCAGCAAGCTGGTCGAGACGTTTTCGGGCCTGCGCGTGCCCGACAACAAGCCCGTCGTTGGCGACAACGTATTTACCCAAACGGCCGGCATTCATGCCGATGGCGACAAAAAGAACAACCTGTACTTCAACGACCTGACGCCGGAGCGCTTCGGACGTACCCGCAGCTACGCGCTGGGCAAAACGTCGGGGAAGGCTAACATCGAGAACAACCTGCGCGAACTGGGTATCCAACTGCCCGACGACGACCTGAAAAAGGTGACGCAGCGCGTGATCGAGTTGGGCGATCAGAAAGAGCAGATTACCCGCGAAGACCTGCCCTACATCATCGCCGATGTGCTGGGCCAAACCAACACGACGGCCCGCGTGGAGGTGCTGAACTACGCCCTGACGAAAGCCAAAGGCCTGAAACCGCAGGCGACGCTTCAGGTACGTATCGATGCCGAACAGTTTGAAGAAAGCGCGCAGGGCGACGGGCAGTACGACGCGTTTATGAATGCGCTGAAGAAGATCTACGCGCTGAAGAACATGACGCTGCCCGAACTGACCGACTACGCCGTTCGTATCCCGACGGGTGGCCGCACCGACGCCCTTTGTGAAACCATTATTACCTGGAAAGTGAACAGCCGCGCCTTCAAAACCCGCGGCCTCGACTCCGACCAAACCGTGTCGGCCATCAAAGCGACACAAAAAATGCTGAACAGTTTAGAATAA
- the leuD gene encoding 3-isopropylmalate dehydratase small subunit — translation MAYDKFTVLRSAAVPMPIENVDTDQIIPARFLKATERKGFGDNLFRDWRYNADNTPKADFVLNNPTYSSEGIARKILVGGKNFGSGSSREHAAWAIYDYGFRCVVSSFFADIFKNNCLNVGILPVTVSAEFADKIFAAIEADPDTELEVNLPEQTITLVATGEQEGFTINGYKKDNLINGYDDIDYLLSMKQEIEQFAETRPF, via the coding sequence ATGGCTTACGATAAATTTACCGTGCTCCGTAGCGCGGCCGTCCCGATGCCCATCGAGAACGTCGATACGGACCAGATCATACCCGCTCGCTTCCTGAAAGCGACCGAACGCAAAGGCTTCGGCGACAACCTCTTCCGCGATTGGCGCTACAACGCCGACAATACCCCCAAGGCCGATTTCGTGCTGAATAACCCGACGTACTCAAGCGAGGGAATAGCCCGTAAGATTCTGGTCGGAGGCAAAAATTTCGGCAGCGGGTCAAGCCGTGAGCACGCCGCCTGGGCCATCTACGACTACGGGTTCCGGTGCGTGGTGTCGAGCTTTTTCGCCGATATCTTCAAGAACAACTGCCTCAACGTTGGCATTCTGCCCGTAACGGTGAGCGCCGAGTTTGCCGACAAAATCTTCGCCGCCATCGAGGCCGATCCCGACACCGAACTGGAGGTAAACCTGCCCGAGCAGACCATCACGCTGGTTGCCACGGGTGAGCAGGAGGGCTTCACCATCAACGGTTACAAGAAGGACAACCTCATCAATGGTTACGACGACATCGACTACCTGCTGTCGATGAAGCAGGAGATTGAGCAGTTCGCCGAAACGAGACCGTTTTAA
- the leuC gene encoding 3-isopropylmalate dehydratase large subunit, translating into MSTPQTLFDKVWDAHVIRHIEDGPDVLFIDRHFIHEVTSPVAFLGLEGRGASVLFSQRTYATADHNTPTLNQHLPVADPLSANQLAALERNANKYNISHWGLGHQKNGIVHVVGPENGITLPGMTIVCGDSHTSTHGAFGAIAFGIGTSEVEMVLASQCIMQPKPKKMRISVNGTLGKGVLPKDVALYIIAQISASGATGYFVEYAGDVFRNMSMEGRMTVCNMSIEMGARGGMIAPDATTLTYLKGRDLAPKGEAWDKLVPYWESLTTDEGATFDNDLTFDAADIEPQITYGTNPGMGTGVTKHIPLAADQQDGAASYQKSLNYMGFAENDSMIGKPIDFVFLGSCTNGRIEDFRAFASIVKGRRKADNVTAWLVPGSHIVEAQIKEEGILDILTEAGFALRQPGCSACLAMNEDKVPAGKYAVSTSNRNFEGRQGPGARTLLASPLVAAAAAVTGVVTDPREFI; encoded by the coding sequence ATGAGTACTCCACAAACCCTGTTTGATAAGGTTTGGGACGCGCACGTCATCCGGCACATTGAGGATGGCCCCGATGTGCTGTTCATTGACCGCCATTTCATCCACGAAGTCACCAGCCCGGTGGCCTTTCTGGGACTGGAAGGCCGGGGCGCGTCGGTGTTGTTTTCGCAACGTACCTACGCCACCGCCGACCACAACACGCCGACTCTCAACCAGCACCTGCCCGTTGCCGACCCGCTCTCGGCCAATCAACTGGCCGCACTGGAACGGAACGCCAACAAATACAACATCTCGCACTGGGGCCTAGGCCACCAGAAAAACGGGATCGTCCACGTCGTAGGCCCCGAAAACGGCATTACCCTGCCCGGCATGACCATCGTCTGCGGCGACTCGCATACCTCTACGCACGGGGCCTTCGGGGCTATCGCGTTCGGTATCGGTACGTCGGAGGTCGAGATGGTGCTGGCTTCGCAGTGCATCATGCAGCCTAAGCCCAAAAAAATGCGGATTTCGGTGAATGGTACGCTGGGTAAAGGTGTGTTGCCGAAAGACGTAGCCCTGTATATCATCGCGCAGATTTCGGCGAGTGGTGCCACGGGCTATTTCGTGGAATACGCCGGCGATGTGTTCCGCAACATGAGCATGGAAGGCCGCATGACGGTCTGTAACATGAGCATCGAAATGGGCGCGCGCGGTGGTATGATCGCCCCCGACGCTACTACGCTAACGTACCTGAAGGGCCGTGATCTGGCGCCAAAAGGGGAGGCCTGGGATAAGCTCGTTCCGTATTGGGAGTCGCTAACCACCGACGAGGGCGCTACCTTCGACAACGACCTGACGTTCGACGCCGCCGACATTGAGCCGCAGATTACCTACGGCACTAACCCCGGCATGGGTACTGGTGTGACCAAACACATTCCGCTGGCAGCCGATCAGCAGGATGGCGCCGCCAGCTACCAGAAGTCGCTGAACTACATGGGCTTTGCCGAAAACGACTCGATGATCGGTAAACCCATCGACTTCGTGTTCCTCGGCAGCTGCACCAACGGCCGCATCGAAGACTTCCGGGCGTTTGCCTCGATTGTGAAAGGCCGCCGGAAAGCCGACAACGTAACGGCCTGGCTCGTGCCGGGGTCGCATATCGTGGAAGCGCAGATCAAGGAAGAAGGTATTCTCGACATCCTGACCGAGGCTGGTTTCGCCCTGCGGCAACCGGGTTGTTCGGCCTGCCTCGCCATGAACGAAGACAAGGTTCCGGCGGGTAAATACGCGGTCTCAACTTCCAACCGCAACTTCGAAGGCCGTCAGGGTCCCGGCGCCCGCACACTGCTCGCTAGCCCCCTGGTCGCCGCCGCCGCCGCCGTAACGGGCGTTGTGACAGACCCAAGAGAGTTTATCTAA
- a CDS encoding antibiotic biosynthesis monooxygenase family protein: MIAVLFEAFPAEGKWDEYLDIAAELRPELSKLPGFIAIERFQSLTNPKKVLSLSFWQDESAISQWRAMEKHRIAQKQGRESVFEHYRLRVASVLRDYGMTEREQAPLDSQVIHNEQH; this comes from the coding sequence ATGATAGCCGTATTATTTGAAGCGTTTCCTGCTGAAGGAAAGTGGGATGAATACCTGGATATTGCCGCCGAACTGCGGCCTGAACTCAGTAAGCTGCCCGGCTTTATCGCTATTGAGCGATTTCAAAGCTTGACAAACCCCAAAAAGGTGTTATCACTGTCGTTCTGGCAGGATGAGTCCGCCATCAGTCAATGGCGGGCTATGGAGAAGCATCGGATAGCGCAGAAACAGGGGCGTGAATCAGTATTCGAGCATTACCGGCTCCGGGTAGCCAGTGTACTGCGAGATTACGGGATGACTGAACGCGAACAGGCTCCCCTGGATAGTCAGGTCATTCATAACGAACAGCACTAA
- a CDS encoding ArsR/SmtB family transcription factor has protein sequence MDVDDRFVSITGLICEPTRARMLWSLLDGRAYTATELSASANTSATSASNHLAKLLEADLVKVEVQGRHRYYSFSGPEVAYAIESLANLAGGPWPAKKQAGSASSGLRFCRTCYDHLAGHVSVRIVDALLQRRCIDRTDTAFLVTENGWEWFEKLAIYQEDFRPSRRPLARPCLDWSERRPHLAGQLGAVLLDRMMTRQWFRKVQFSRELVLTHAGRQGLSDLLNLNL, from the coding sequence ATGGATGTAGATGACCGCTTTGTATCGATCACCGGCTTAATCTGCGAGCCAACGCGGGCCAGAATGTTATGGAGCTTGCTCGATGGTCGGGCCTATACGGCCACCGAGTTGTCGGCATCGGCCAACACGTCGGCCACCTCGGCCAGTAACCATCTGGCCAAACTGCTCGAGGCAGATCTCGTCAAGGTTGAGGTGCAGGGGCGCCACCGTTATTATTCGTTCTCAGGGCCGGAGGTTGCCTATGCTATTGAATCGCTGGCGAATCTGGCAGGTGGCCCCTGGCCCGCTAAAAAACAGGCCGGTTCTGCATCCAGCGGTCTTAGGTTCTGCCGAACCTGTTACGATCATCTGGCGGGTCACGTGAGTGTACGTATCGTAGACGCTCTGTTACAAAGACGGTGCATCGATCGAACAGACACCGCCTTTCTGGTGACTGAGAACGGCTGGGAATGGTTTGAAAAACTGGCGATTTATCAAGAGGATTTCAGACCCAGCCGACGTCCTTTGGCCCGCCCCTGCCTTGACTGGAGTGAGCGTCGTCCGCATTTGGCGGGACAGCTTGGTGCCGTTCTGCTGGATCGAATGATGACAAGGCAATGGTTTCGAAAGGTGCAGTTTTCGCGCGAGTTGGTTCTAACCCATGCAGGCCGACAGGGGCTTAGCGACCTATTGAACCTTAATCTTTAA
- a CDS encoding DUF2059 domain-containing protein yields MRAFTLFITLLCLCSSLQSKAQTTEKRARIRYLFSLMKIDSLQLKQMEAATATARKSAAAIFGQGGQMPDSTLIKRQEEMMQKVMVKARENGLKLINEDMVEIYDQQFSDADIDAFCVFYQTPAGRKMIDRQSVITKEILDRSVTKYQPSIMKLITDYIQETRREFDERSKN; encoded by the coding sequence ATGCGAGCATTCACGCTATTTATCACTCTTCTCTGCCTTTGCTCATCCCTTCAGAGCAAGGCACAAACCACCGAAAAACGAGCCCGTATCCGATACCTGTTCTCGCTGATGAAAATCGACTCACTCCAACTGAAGCAGATGGAGGCTGCTACGGCAACTGCCAGAAAGTCGGCCGCCGCTATCTTCGGTCAGGGTGGCCAGATGCCTGATTCGACATTAATCAAACGCCAGGAAGAAATGATGCAGAAAGTGATGGTCAAGGCCAGAGAAAACGGACTGAAACTCATCAATGAGGATATGGTCGAGATCTACGACCAACAGTTCAGCGATGCCGACATCGATGCGTTCTGTGTATTCTATCAAACTCCCGCTGGTCGAAAAATGATTGACAGACAGTCAGTTATTACTAAAGAAATCCTAGATCGGTCGGTGACTAAATACCAGCCAAGTATTATGAAACTGATTACGGACTACATACAGGAGACGCGGCGGGAGTTCGACGAGCGCTCAAAGAACTAA
- a CDS encoding DinB family protein, whose product MTLLDQLTATRAQTLPLFDLPAAHLERTYAPGKWTVRQLLVHLADAESVLHERIKRVIAEPKPVIWAFDQDRWNTYLDYATFPLTISKALYDANRQSVVYLVQQHYTTLGATPFVHSETGLRTLKDEMDKVAWHNEHHLSQIRQALAN is encoded by the coding sequence ATGACCCTCCTCGACCAACTCACCGCCACCCGCGCGCAGACACTGCCGCTTTTCGACCTGCCCGCTGCCCATCTGGAACGTACCTACGCACCCGGCAAATGGACCGTACGGCAACTGCTCGTGCACCTGGCCGATGCCGAGAGCGTGCTGCACGAGCGTATCAAACGCGTCATTGCCGAACCGAAGCCCGTCATCTGGGCCTTCGATCAGGACCGCTGGAATACGTACCTGGATTATGCCACCTTCCCGCTTACAATCAGCAAAGCCCTGTACGACGCCAACCGGCAGTCGGTCGTGTATCTGGTGCAGCAGCATTACACTACGCTGGGTGCTACGCCGTTTGTGCACAGCGAAACCGGCCTGCGAACGCTGAAAGACGAAATGGACAAAGTTGCCTGGCACAACGAGCACCACCTCAGCCAGATCCGGCAGGCGCTAGCGAACTAG